In the Plantibacter sp. Leaf314 genome, TCAGGCAGGTGTACCCGGAACGGCAGGTCGGGACGGCGCTGTTCAGGAACGTCTGCACCTCCCCCGCGGACATCGACGCGCCGTCGTAGAACAGCCCGTCCGAGATGATGTTGCCGGGGTTGAAGTTCCGGGCGTCGGCCGCGCTCGCCGGTCCGGCGGTGGGGATCACGGTGAACAACCCCGCCAGCAGGGCGATGACCGCGATCATGACGGCTGGGAATCGACGTCTCATGGGATCTCCAATGGGGAGCTGGCGGAGACGAGCTCCGAGATGGTGGCGGAGGTGTAGCTGACCGAGGCGCTCCACGGACCGGAGGTGAACTGGTCGATGGGCACCTGCACGGTGCCGCAGCTGGTGGTCGCCCGATCGGCGAGTCCTTCGGCCTCAGCGGTGACGACCGCGTCGCCCGCCGAGAAGGTGAACGTGCAGGTCCCGCCGTTCTCGATGACGCCGGCGACGTAGGCCGACGCGGACACCGCTGCCCCGTCGGCGTCGACGGTGGCGAACACGAGCACGGCCTCCGGCGGGATCGGAGTCGGGTCCTCGCCCTTCGCGGTCGACTCGTTCCCTGGGGCCAGGGTGGAGGTCGTCGGCGACGGTGACGGCGCGTCCGGTCCGGTGCACCCGACGAGCGCGGATGAGACGATCAGGAGTATCCCGACGTATTGCCAGGTCGGCCTCGTACGGTCGCTCATTGACCTGTGTCCTCTCAGCGGGTGGTTGTACCCCGAATCAGGGTAGCGGGCCCAGCGGCCGGTCTCGGACAATCGTTACCAGATCGGCGCGTCCGTCATCGCGTTGCGTCGCGCTCCTCGAGGATGCCGTTCCAGGTCGCCCGGACGCCGTCGTCGAGCGATTCGAAGCCCGGACGGCCGAATTCGGCCGCATACCGGCCGATGTCGAGGACGACACGATCGACGAAGGTCACGGGCACGGGACGCACCTGCTCCTCGAAATCCACCCCGGTGACCCGGCGGAGCGATGCCAGCACCTCGCTGACCGTCAGCCCGCGTCCACTCCCGAGGTTGTAGACCTCGTGCTCGTGCCGGCGACCGACCATGCGGGTGATCATGCGCACGACATCGTTCACGAAGATGTAGTCGCGGACCATCGAGCCGTCCCCGAACCGGACGACGGGCTCCCCGACGGCGATCTGCCGGAGCGCGATCGGAATGAGGCCCTGCTTCTTGTTGTGGTGCTGCCGCGTGCCGTACGGGTTCGAGATGCGGAGCGCCGTCGAGCGGAGGCCGCGGACCGCCTGGAAGTAGCGCAGGTAGTTCTCGATCGTCAGTTTGCCGATCGCGTAGGGCGACACCGGCAGCGTCGGGTCGGTCTCGACGTACTCGGCACGGTCCTGGGCCCCGTAGATCGCTCCGCCCGTCGAGGCGAAGTAGAAGTGACCGACGCCGGCCGCGGCACAGCTCTCGAGCATCTCGACCGTCTGGGCGACGTTCGTCCGGATGTCGAGCGTCGGGTCGTTCTGCGCCGTCGCCGGGGTCGTCGTCGAGAGGAAGTGGAACACGAGGTCCATGCCGGCGACCGCGGCGTCGAGGTCGGACCGGCTGAGGAACTCACCGCGGACGATCTCCACCCCGTCGGTGTCGAAACTGGGCTCACGCGAGCTGAACCGGTCGAACGCACGGACCCGGTGTCCGTCGGCCTTGAGTGCGTCGACCAGGTGCGAACCGATGAACCCGTTCGCACCGATGACGAGGGCGTCAGCCACGCATCGCCCGTTCGAACGCCTCGACGAACTGTCGTCCGCTGTCGTCCCAGCTCGTGTGCTCCAGGGAGTCCGCCATCGCGATCGAGCGTTCGACCGCGTCCTGCCGTGACACCACCTCGACGAGGCGTTTGGCGATCGCACCGGGTGCGGGCTGCACGTACTCGATGAAGGGGTTGTCCGAGACGAGCCGGTTGTTCGGCGCGTCGTTCACCACCGGCGCCACGCCACTCGCGATGAGTTCGAGCGGGAGCAGCGACATGTTGGAGAGGGAGAGGACGAGCCCGGCGGCGCAGCGGTTGTAGATCGGGTTCAGCTCGGAGATCGACAGCCCGGAGAGGTTCTTGTACTCGAACGGGATGTCCCAGTCCGAGACGTCCCAGCCGGCCATGTTGATCGTGTAGTCCGGTCGCTGCCTGGCGAACTCGCCGAGGGCAATCACTCCCAGCTCGAACGCACGCCGCGGGGTGACCGGGCGGGCGTAGAAGAAGATCTCCTTGCGCCGCGCGCGGTTCGTCAGGCTGTAGTGCGTCCGGTCCACCGAGAAGTCGAAGTGGTCGGTGGGCATGCCGTACTCGTCGTGCAGCTTCTTCGAGAGCCAGCCGCCCGCGGTGATGCCGTGGAAGCCGAAGTGGTAGGTGTTCTCGGCCAGGATGGCCTCCGAACCGGACGGGTAGAAGGCCGGTTCGAAGTCCTGGACGAAGTAGAAGCGACGCGCCCGCGACCGG is a window encoding:
- a CDS encoding NAD-dependent epimerase/dehydratase family protein, which gives rise to MADALVIGANGFIGSHLVDALKADGHRVRAFDRFSSREPSFDTDGVEIVRGEFLSRSDLDAAVAGMDLVFHFLSTTTPATAQNDPTLDIRTNVAQTVEMLESCAAAGVGHFYFASTGGAIYGAQDRAEYVETDPTLPVSPYAIGKLTIENYLRYFQAVRGLRSTALRISNPYGTRQHHNKKQGLIPIALRQIAVGEPVVRFGDGSMVRDYIFVNDVVRMITRMVGRRHEHEVYNLGSGRGLTVSEVLASLRRVTGVDFEEQVRPVPVTFVDRVVLDIGRYAAEFGRPGFESLDDGVRATWNGILEERDATR